From Polynucleobacter sp. MWH-P3-07-1:
TCTGTAGAAGGCTCACCATAACGCATGGCCAGATCTACCAGCACCGTATGGCCTTGATCAGCAAATACCTCTGATAACTCTTTCGCCTGCAGTCTTGAGTAATGCATTAAAGGAGAGCCTAACTTAGGCAACCAAATCGAAGCATATTTTTTTGCAGAAGCACCACTGCGAATTGGCAGAATGATGCCGTTCAAAATGCACCACCAAATCACCCGTGGAATTTCTACTACACGCGGATCCGATAAGAATTCTTTGAGATAGGCTCTCACCGCTTTAGCTGTTGGAGCACTGGGTGTCCCTAAATTCAGCAATAACACTGCAGTCTTAGAAGCGCGTAAATGGGGATTGGTATTCAAGGCAGATATCTCATCAGAAAAATGTAATTAGGAGCTTAGTGCACCTGATAATAATTTAGAAGTGATATCCACAATCGGGATCACTCTGTCATAAGCCATACGGGTTGGACCAATCACACCTAAGGTGCCAACAATCTGACCATCAACACTATAAGGCGCGCTGATTACGGCGAGATCCTCGTAGGGCAAGAGATCGCTCTCCCCACCAATAAAGATCTGAATACCATCGGCATGGCTCGATACATCTAGGAGTTGCAGCAAAACAGACTTCTGCTCTAAGAGGTCAAACATCTTACGCAACTTATCCAGATTAGAGCTGAGATCGCCCACATTGAGTAAGCGACGCTCTCCAGACATGACTACATCGCTTTGCCCCATGCCGTAATCTGTCACTCCGCTTTGAAGGGCCAAAGCCATCAAGCCAGAAATATCACTCCGTAAGTTATCGAGATCAGATTTCAGATGATTTCTGACTTCAATAAAACTCTTGCCGGCAAACTGACTGTTAATGTAATTGCTGGCTTCAATGAGTTGACTGGGGGTGTAGTCCTGAGTGGTTGGCAGAATACGATTCTGCACATCACCTTCAGGAGTGACCACAATCAACAGAATCTTGCCTTCCCCCAAACGCAGAAATTCAATATGTTTGAAGACTTGCGCTCTTTTGGGCGTCATGACGACCCCAGCAAAATGGGTCAAATTAGACAGAATTTGTGCCGCTGAATTCATGACCCGCTGGGGGGAATCCGGTAGCAGCCCTTTTTCCATCTCCCGCGCGGCAATCTCCTCAAGAGGCCTCACGGTCACCATGGTGTCCACAAACAAGCGGTAGCCTCTGGGGGTGGGTATCCGACCAGCGGAAGTATGGGGGCTGGTCACCAAACCCAAATCTTCCAAATCGGCCATGACATTGCGAATCGTTGCAGCAGAAAGGTCTAGACCTGAGAACCGAGAGAGCGTCCGTGAGCCAATCGGCTGGCCCTCCTCGATATAGCGCTCGATGAGGGTTTTAAGGAGGGTGCGAGAACGATCATCCATGGTGGAAAGGATTGGGTTGCCTATGGTTTAATCGTTATATGTTAAGCCCATCTTCAAATTCTCCCAAAAAGGCCTTTAAGCGGATTGCCCTGGTTGGCAAATACCAGGCCGAAGGAATGCTGGCCCACTTACAAGACCTGGCAAAGCTACTTAAAAGTCTCGACTGCGAGGTTTATATCGAGGCAGGCACCGCAAGTCACTTGGGGCTGAAAGATTTTCAGAGCAAACAGGTCTCTGAATTTTCTGGGTCAATTGATTTAACTGTGGTCCTTGGCGGTGACGGCACCATGCTGGCGATTGGACGGCAGTTAGCCGGCAGTAACGTACCCTTGGTTGGCATCAATATGGGTCGCCTTGGGTATATGACAGACATCCCCATTCAAGATGTTGGAACTGTCTTACCTAAAATCATTGCGGGTGATTACGAAGCCGATACTAGAACCTTGTTGGATGCAGTAGTAATTCGTGATCAAAAAGCAATTAATCAGGCTCTGGCACTCAATGATGTTGTAGTGAATCGTTCTGGAATATCTGGCATGGTTGGCTTATCGGTCAGCGTGAATGGATCCTTTATGTACAACCAGCGCTCGGATGGTTTGATTGTTTCGACTCCAACCGGCTCTACCGCCTACGCCCTGTCTGCAGGCGGGCCCATCCTTCATCCTCGTGTTGCCGGTTTCTTGCTCGTACCGATTGCACCGCACTCCTTATCGAATCGCCCCATCGTTTTACCTGAGGACGTCACGATTAGCATTGAAGTGGTAGATGGACATGAAGTGATTGTGAACTTTGATATGCAATCGCTAACTAAACTTCAATCTGGTGACACCATTGAAGTGAGTCAATCCACAAAAACCATCAGTCTTTTGCATCCTCGTGCTCATAGCGACTACAAAACTTTGCGTGAGAAGCTGCATTGGAATGAGTACCCCTCGACATTCTGATGTTGCATTTATTTGTACGCTAGACCATGCTTCAAAATCTCGCCCTTCGCGACTTCGTCATTGTTGATCAGTTAGAACTTGATCTCGCCTCAGGGTTTACTGTTCTGACTGGTGAGACAGGCGCAGGTAAATCAATTCTTTTGGATGCGCTTGGCTTAGTTTTAGGTGAACGCGCCGATAGCAGTCAGATTCGAGAAGGTGCTCAACGCGCAGAAATCAGCGCACTCTTTCAGATCGCTGATGAACAGATTACCCAATGCAACCAGTGGCTTGATGAGCAAGGCTTTCCATTAAATGAAGAGGGTCGCACCCTGCTTCTAAAAAGAACGATTGAAAGTAATGGGCGTAGCCGCGCCTTTATCAACGGTAGCATCGCAACCCTTGCACAATTGCGTGAGGCTGGAGATCAGCTAGTCGACATCCATGGTCAACATGCCCACCAACTGTTATTAAAAAGTGGTGCACAGCGTGAACTGCTAGATCGGCATGCCGGTCTTCTGCCACAGGTTCATGAGCTTGGTGAGCTCTACAAACAATGGAGTGACTCTCGCAAACTCTTAAGCCAAGCAGAAAATGCAGGGCAGGATATCGAGCGTGAACGTGAGCGCTTGGAGTGGCAATATGAAGAACTCAAAGCACTTTCTCCGCTAGAAGGCGAATGGGATGCCATTCAAGTAGATCATGCTCGCTTAGCTAATGCAGCCAAAATTATTACGGGCTGCCAAGAAGCTATTGATGGCTTGAGTGAATCTGAAAACTCTGCAGAATCGATTTTGTCTAAGACGAGCCTCAGTATTGGCAGTTTGGCTCAGCATGATCCCGCTCTGGGTGAAATCAGTCAAGCACTGGAGTCTGCTCAAATTCAGATGGATGAAGCAGTTCATGGTCTTAATCGCTATCTACAAAAGATTGACTTAGATCCAGAGCGCCTTAATCAACTGGAAGAGCGCATGCAAGCACTTCATGCTGCCGCCAGAAAATTTCGTACTGACACAAATCAATTACCTCAACTTTTAAGCGAAACTTCTGAGCGATTAGCTGCCCTCAGTGCGTCGCAGAATATTGAAGCACTCCGCATTAGAGTCCAAGAGCACGAAAGCCTATACCTTAAAGCGGCAAAACTGCTTTCCCAAAAGAGGGCAAAAGCTGCCACCGAATTAGCTAAGCTAGTGACTGCAGCCATGCAAAATTTATCGATGGCTGGCGGACAGTTGGAGATTGCTCTCAAGACCTTGGATGAAGGTGCCTCATATGGACTGGAGCAAGTCGAGTTTTTGGTTGCTGGGCACGCAGGCAGCACCCCGCGCCCTCTGGGTAAAGTGGCCTCAGGCGGAGAGTTGGCTCGCATTAGCTTGGCGATTAGCGTAATCACCAGCAAAGCTTCGTTTACACCAACCTTGATATTTGACGAAGTCGATGCTGGTATTGGGGGAGCTGTAGCTGAAACCGTTGGCAAACTACTCAGACAACTTGGTGAATCGCATCAAATTTTATGTGTCACTCACTTGCCGCAGGTGGCCGCTCAAGGTAACCAACATTTCAAAGTCAGCAAATCTCAATCGGGCGATAAGACACTGTCTCAGCTAAATGTCTTAGGTAGAAATGAAAGGGTGGAAGAAATTGCGCGCATGCTTGGTGGCGCAACCATTACCGATACCACCCGCCGGCATGCTCGGGAGCTACTAGAGCAGAGTTGAGCGCTTGAAAACGCTTTCCCAAAGACTGAATACTGCAGACCTCGCCGCGATAAATTCTGGTTCTAAATCAATATCTATTCGCGTTTTTTCAAATCCATCTAGACGCAAGCGGTGCTGTCTAGACCTAAACAGTCGATATGCATTCGAAACTGCTTGGGCAAGCTCTTCACTGATCAGTCCCATCTTCGCAGCAATCCCCAATAAGGCAATATTTCCGAGATTCTGAATAAGTTGTGGATATTGAGATGCATAGGCTAGGATGAAAAATTGAACGGTAAATTCAATATCCACCATGCCGCCAGCATCATGCTTTAAATCAAACTTAGCAGTGGTATTGGGATGGCCAGCATGGACTTTCTGTCGCATCTCTGAGATTTCTTGACGCAGGGCGTCGACATCCCGAACTTGACTCAGCACTTCTGAGCGAACCTTGTCAAAGAATTGACCGACCTGCTCACTACCAGCGCAAGGGCGAGCCCTCGTTAAAGCTTGATGCTCCCATACCCAAGCACTGTTATCGCCCTCACGCAATTGATATCTTTTAAAAGCCTCTGCATTGGTTACCAAGAATCCAGCCGAGCCATTGGGACGAAGACGCGTATCGATCTCAAATAAACTACCTACCGAGGTATATGCCGTCAGCCAATTAATCATGCGCTTAGCTAGGAGCCCATACATTTCTTGGGCTGCATAGTTTTGATCTTCTGCCTCGAATAAAAAGATCAAATCTAAGTCAGAGGCATAACCTAATTCCTTACCGCCTAGCTTGCCGTAGGCAATCACAGCAAAAGGTGGCAGGGTGTCAGGATGTTGATCAAACTTCTTAGCAATACTAGGCCACACACGCTCAAATGCAGTTTGCACAATGAGGTCAGCTAATGCGGATAAATGATCACTAACCTTTTCTACTGGCAGTGCATTTTGCACTCCGATACCCAAATCAGCCAAGAGGGTAATAAATGTTTCAGTATGGTGCGTCACTCGCAAGACATCCATTGCCTGCTCAGTACCGCCCTCATGAGCCATCGCATCATCTAAACGTAAATTGAGATTTGCCTTGACCTCACGCCAGTATTCAACAGGCTCTTGAGTCAGCGCAAGCTCGGCACGTGGATTTAATAAGTGGTCCAACAGGTGTGGGTGACGAGTAAGGTATTTCGCTCCCCACTGAGAAGCTCTGAGTAGGTGCAAAACATTTTGTAGAGCTTGCGGATACTCCGCCAAGATCGCCAGATATGCTGTGCGCCCCGCTACAGCCTCTAGGAGATCAAAAAAACGCAAGAGCACTTCATCCATATTGGGCGATATTGCCGTGTCCAGCTCCAAAAAATCGGCTGCTTTTCGGACCAGCTTTCTGACAATCCATTGACTCTTCTCTGGCAAAACTTTTTGCTTATGACTTTCAGTCCAAACCTGCCAGCGCTTTAAGCTGTTCGGAAAGCTCGTTGCACTAGGTTGCCAATCCAGCTCGTTTAACTCTTGCTCTAGATTTGCGCCCGCATCCAAAATAAATGCTTTCTCAAAGTAGCGAGCCACTGCATTTTGGTGCTCGTCTAAGTGAGCCATGAAGGCATTTGCATTTTCGGGCATGGTTCCTAGATCCATACTCTCAGCCAAACGGATTCTGGAGGATGGATCATCCGGCAGGTAGTGGGTCTGTTGATCCTCCCAAATCTGAATGCGATGCTCTAAACGACGCAGATATACATAAGCCGCACTTAATTGATCGACCTCATCTTTTGGCAAGATGCCTTTTTGAGCGAGCAAACGGAGCACATCCACCGTTGCCCGAGTTCGGAGTTGGGGCTCAGTGCCGCCGCGCATTAACTGAAACATTTGCGCTAAGAACTCAATTTCACGTATACCGCCGCGGCCTAACTTGATATCTCGAGAGCGCCCTTCGTGCTTTAGAGAGCGGCGCTCAGCCTCTTGCTGGATTTGTCTATGAAGCTCACGAATAGCTGAGATAACCCCATAATCCAGATGACGTCGATACACAAATGGCCGAATCAGTTGCTCTAATTCTTTTTCACAATGCGTAAAGATCGTTGATCCTGGTGATGGCGCGACCAATCTGCCTTTGATCCAAGCGTAACGCTCCCACTCACGTCCTTGCACAAGTAAATACTCTTCAAGCATATCCAAGCTGCAGACTAGAGGACCGGAGTCACCATTGGGTCGCAACCGCATATCAACTCTAAATACAAAACCATTGGCATCATGTTCGGCGAGACACTTAATTAAACGTTTACCCATACGGGTAAACCACTCGTGATGAGAAAGGCTTTTAGGTCCGCCTTGAGTCTCCCCTTCATGCTCGTAGAGAAAAATTAAATCGATATCCGAAGAGAGATTAAGCTCACGTCCACCAAGCTTGCCCATGCCTACTACCATTAAGGGCATTTCAAGATTGAGGTCGGTATTCCACGGTAGACCAAACCGCTCCTTTAAATCAGCACGAATGAATTCAATACTGATATTGATAGCTGACTCCGCAAATAGACTGAGGCTATGCGTTACTTCGTCTAGGTCGGCCAGGCCGTTGAGATCCCGAAAGCCAAGCCAAATGATTAAGCGTTGCCTTACTAAGCGCAGCTCGCTCATGAATTGCGCTTCATCGACCTGCTCTTTTTTTAGCAGCTCCTGGCAGGGCTTCAGGAGAGCGAAAATTTTGTCTTCATCCACCTGGGTTGGGCCGACCTCGCCAAGCCATAGCTCCCAATCGGGATGCGCGCTCAGCCAACGACCGGCAAAGGTCGAATGCTTTTTTAAAAAATCCAGTTGGGCTTGAAAATCACGCATTCCCTCATCTTAATCGCTTCATTCCCTCAAGCCAGCAAAGAATGGGCATCTCTAATGGGGTGAAGGATAATAGCCTTTATGCTTCGAAATTTGCTTCCTCCCGGTCTGCTAAACGCCTTTCAAAAATATTGGCAAGGCTCCGGCAATCTTTGGCGTAAACGTCTTTTGATCTTAGTTATCGCTTTGATCATTTTCTTAGGTCTACTCCATGCCGGTGTTCGCTATCTTGTTTGGCCTCGTATCGAGAAATCCAAACCTGCAATCGAACAATTGCTGAGCACTCGCTTAGGCACGAATGTCACTATCGATCATCTTCAGGTTTCTTGGGATGGACTTAGACCTCAATTCTCAATGGAGGGATTGCGCTTTAATGATGCCAAGCACTCATCTGCTCCACTCCAGATTAAAAAAATTCATGGGGAATTAAGCCTAGTCAGCTTTTATTATCTTCAGCCTTATTTCTATAAGCTGCAAATTGAAGATGCACAGATTCAAATCCAGCGCTCTAAAGATGGAACAATCCAAATTGCCGGCATCACCATTAAAGATAGCTCGGATGATTTCTCGACGGGCAATTGGCTATTCGCGCAAGATGATATTCATCTCACCAATACACAGATCAATCTGCAGGATGCTCAAGGCAAAGCACTGAATGCTGATGTTGAATTAGCAGATTTCCATTTAACCAATGGAATACGCAAACATGATGCCCTGATTCAAGCGAAAACCCCCTGGAACAATGGCTCGCTAGAGCTAAGCGCCCACTTCATTCATCGCTTTGGTGGACAAGCTGGAAATTGGCGTGATTGGGCTGGTGAATTTGCGTGGAATTTTTCTGATCTTCAGTTCCAGAAAATGAGCCGTGATTTTGACATGCCATTTAATGTTCTTAGCGGCAACATGAGCTCAAAAGGTCATGTGAGCCTAGATGGCGGCAGGCCAGATGGCGGCCAAATGACCTTAATGGCAGATCAATTTAGATTGCAACTAGCAAAAGAAGATACGCCGATTGAATTTAGTCGACTTGAAACTGAACTCACCCAAGCAAGCGAAGGTCAACTGCTCTCGATCACCACCCAATCCTTTGCATGGCGTGAAATGAGTAGCCCAAGCAACTCGCCACTGCAACACCTGAGCCCCATGACATTTCGGTGGCTTCCTCCTAAGCCAGGTGAAGAAATTAAAGAGTTTGGTTTTAGCTCTCCCAAAATTTTCGTGAAGGATGTGACTCGCTTTGCATTAAACCTTCCGCTTTCCAAGAGAATTCATCAATGGATTGCAATTGCAAAAGCAGATGGTGAGCTGCAGGATCTAGACATGCATTGGTCAGAAAAACAATCTGCCCTTGCCAGCCTACCTATCCCAGGATCGTGGCTCAACTTTAATAAGTTAGATTTCAGCATCAATGCCCGTCTTGTCGATCTCAGCTTTACTGGTATCAACAAAGACATCCCTAGCGTCTCCCATCTCACTGGGCAAGTGGCTGGGGATCAGAAGCAGGGTGTGCTGACCCTAAACTCCCCTATGCTAGAAATTGAACTACAAGATTTCTTACTTGATCCAAAAATCAAACTGGATCAAGCCCAAGGTCAAATCACTTGGAGCAAACAAAGTGGAGGCTGGTTGATTAGCTCAAAAGAATTCAATATTCAGAATGCGGATCTAAAAGCCAAGGCTAACTTTGCCTATCTCATGACCGGACCCAAGCAAGTCGATCATCTCAACTTAGATATTGATTTTCAGGAAGCCAACTTAGTTAATGCTTATCGTTACCTGCCAGTGACAATGTCAACGGATACCAAACTGTATTTAAGTAAAGCTTTTGCAGCAGGCAAGGTTGAGAATGGAAGCCTGCACATCAATGGAGATCCCAATGGAGCTCCATTCCCCCCAGGCAGCACAGGAGAGTTTGCTCTGACCTTCCCCATTAACGGGGTGACATTCAGGCCAGCGCCATTAGTCAGTCCCGAGCAAGGAGTGTGGGGAGACTTTACGAATATTGTTGGAACGATCAGCATGAAACAGTCCGCCTTAAATGTGGATGTTTCGCAAGCCAATCATCAGCAGATCAGTGTAAGCAATATCAATGCACAAATTGCTGATGTAAGCGCCAATCAACTAGTGCTTGCCTTAAATGGCAATGCCAAAGGCCAAGCGCCTCAGATGTTGGATTATCTATTTGCATCGCCTTTTGGCAAAAAACGTCCAGAGTTTGAGAAGAATCTCAAGCTTGCAGGCCCTCTTGACCTGAATCTCAAACTAGAAGTCCCCTTGAGCAATAGTGACGACACAAAAATAGATGCACTTCTCAGTCTCCAAAATAATATGGCGCAGTGGGCCAATATTCCACCGCTTGAACACTTGAATGGCAAAGTACGCATCACTGAAAGCAACCCCGAATTTGAGGATGTCAGCGCTCAATTTTTGGGCGGCTCAATCAAAATGGCGAGCGCACCATCATCAACAGATAAACATAACTTCACTATTACTGGCGATCTCAGCGCAGATTTTATAAAGAACTATTCCTCTGAAATTTCTGAATCGGCAAGAACCTTATTGAATGGCATGAGCGGAATTGCCAAATATGATGGCCTGATCAGTTTCAGCAAGGCAGGTAGCGAAACAAAGCTGAAGCTCAATCTAGACAACTGGGCAAGCAATACTCCGATACCTCTCAAAAAGCAAAGGGGCGCATCCTTACAAGGCGAGTTGCTTTTACAAACCTTTGCTAAAAAAACCAATCCGGATCGGCTCAGCTGGTCTGGAAACTTAGGCAGCCAGCTCTTCACTCAAGGCGTACTAAATCAGAATAATGATTTACGTTATGCGATCGGCATTGGCGGGGTCGCAGCGATGCCCTCACAAGGCTTGAATTTAGGCATTCAAGTCAATGAACTCAATTGCGATACATGGCTGGCATTTTTGTCCGCCAATAGAGCTAAAACACTTCCAAGCAAGAGCCCAACGAGCTTGTCCGATGGCATCCAAATCAACGCTCAAGTCAAAGCATTGACCGCCGCAGACTATGTTTGGCCCAATCTCAGCCTCACTGCAAGCCTCAAAGATAAGGGTTGGAAATTGAATTTGAGCTCTCCCAAAATAACCGGGCAAGTTCTTTACAGTGAGCCATCCTCTGCTCTACCAAGTGGCATGATCAGCGGTCATCTTGATCTTCTGAAATTGATTGATGAGCAAAACCCTAAAGCCGCCTCTAAGGATAAAAAAGTAGCGACACCCAATACCAAGCTTTCGCCAAACTCTATACCCAGCCTAGATCTGACGGTAGATAATTTTGTTTGGGAACGAGCCCAACTTGGTCTAGTCAAAATAAAAAGCCAAACCGCCAAGAATCTGCTCAACCTAGAAAAGCTGCAGGTTATTAATCCACAAGACAATGCGACCATTACCGGCCAATGGAGCATCGACCCTCGAACAGGTCAACAGAAAACATCACTTATTCCAGATCTCCAAATTAAGGATGCCGGTCAAATCATTGCGCACTGGACTCCAGCAAAATCCGTTGAAGGTGGTCAAGGCCAATTGACTGGCAAGCTAGAGTGGATGAGCAATCCCTTCTCACCTGATTTTCAAACTTTGAGCGGACAGCTGAATCTCAAACTAGAAAAGGGGCGCTTGCTCGAGGTTAATTCCAGCGCAGCCCAAATCTTGAATGTGTTGAGCTTACAAAGTCTATTTAAATTCGCCACACTGGACCTGCAAGGCAGCGTCGGAAATCTCGTGAGTAAAGGTACGGCTTTCAACACCATCAATACCACTTTCAATATCCAAAATGGCATTGCCAAGACTGATCAGTTTGTGATGATTCTGGATCAGGCGCGCGTTGCGATGAATGGGCAAATTGATGTCACTAAACAAACACAAGATTTACGGGTGACTATTTTCCCAACGATCGACGCCACTGCGGGCTCACTCGCTCTGTTCGCGATTAACCCAATCGTTGGCCTGAGTGCTTTAGTTGGTCAATACTTAGTAAGCAATCAAATCAATCGCTCAATGCAATCAGACTATCTCATTCAAGGATCATGGAGCGATCCAGAGGTTGTACCACTGAATCAACAAGGACAGCCTTTGGATCAGAAAACTTTGGACACAATTCGTAAAAAAGGTTTGCTGAAAGAACAGAGTAAGCCAAACTCTTCAGGCAATCCCACTCCAGCCCCTGTGGCCGCAAGCCCGGTTGAATGATTTCTCTGTACTCAATATGAATTCATCCAAAATCCAGATTGCTGCCATTCAGATGGTATCGACGCCAGTGCCTCAAGAAAATCTAGAGACGGCAGCTCGACTCATTAAAGCAGCAACAGACGCAGGTGCTCAGGTAGCAGTATTACCGGAATATTTCTGCCTCATGGGTTTGAAAGATACCGACAAGATCCAAGCACAAGAAAAAGCTGGTGTTGGCCCGATTCAGGAAGCGCTCAGCTCATTGGCAAAGGAGCATGCCATTTACCTATTTGCCGGCACTATTCCACTGCAGGCGAGTGAGAACAATAAAGTTCTGAATACCACTCTCGTTTTTGGCCCTACTGGAGAGCAAATTGGGCGCTACGACAAAATTCATTTATTTGGATTCGAGACTTCTACAGAAAGATATGCCGAAGCGGAAACTATCGAGGCCGGAAGGCAGCCAGGCGTGATTGATTTCAGTATTGATGGTGAGCGTTGGCGGTTTGGTCTCAGCATTTGCTACGACTTACGCTTTCCGGAGCTGTATCGCTCCATTGGCCCAGTCGACTGTCACATTATTCCAGCCGCCTTCACCTACACCACCGGAAAAGATCATTGGGAAATCTTACTAAGGGCGCGTGCAATTGAAAACCAATGCTATGTACTTGCCTCAGCCCAAGGTGGTCAGCATCTCAATCAACGACGCACTTGGGGCGATAGTATGCTGATTGATCCCTGGGGTACCGTTCTTGCCCATCTACCCGAGGGGGAAGGCTTTATTTCTGGGATACTGAGCAAAGATAAGTTAAACGAGGTACGCTCTAAGTTACCCGCCCTGAAACATCGCAAGCTTTAATGACATGAACGCACCCGAAGCATTATTTCCTAGCAGTTGGACCCAGGCCAAGAAACAACCTGAATTACTGAAGCTCGCAAAAACGATTTTGCTTGAGCCTACCGGCTTAACTGAGCAAGATCTTCATCGCACTTTCGGCAATATGTTTACGCATCGCCTTGATGATGCCGATCTTTACTTTCAGCACACCCGCAATGAAAGCTGGAGTCTTGAGGAAGGAATTGTGAAGTCCGGAAGTTTCAGTATTGACCAGGGTGTGGGTGTGCGTGCCATCTATGGTGATAAAACAGCCTTCGCCTATTCCGATGAAATGAATCTAGAGGCCCTGAATAAGGCTGCAAAAGCAACTCGTGTCATAGGCCCACAAGGCGGCAAACAAGCACTTGGCAGCAAAATTTTCATTCCCACTTCCAATGAGCTCTACTCCGATCTCAATCCCCTAGACTCCTTACAGCCTCAAGAAAAAATTGCACTGCTCGAAAGCATTGAGCGTCGAGCAAAAGCGCGTGATCCTCGCATCATTCAAGTAATGGCCAGTCTCGCTGGTGAATTCGATGTGATCTTGGTGGTGCGTTCAGATGGTTTACTAGCTGCAGATATCAGGCCACTGGTTCGGATTTCGGTTCATGTCATTGCAGAACAGAATGGCCGACGTGAGTCTGGCTCCTCTGGTGGCGGGGCGCGTCATGACTATTCTTACTTCAATAGCGAGCTGGTAAATCAATATGTCGATGAAGCCGTCGATAGTGCTTTAGTCAATTTAGACTCTAGACCAGCACCAGCAGGTCAAATGACGGTTGTGATGGGCCCAGGATGGCCTGGCGTTTTATTACATGAGGCTGTTGGACATGGCCTTGAAGGAGACTTTAATCGCAAAGGATCCTCTGCTTTTGCAGGGCGCATCGGTGAGCGGGTTGCCGCCAAGGGCGTCACTGTTGTTGATGATGGCACTCTCTCAGGCCGCAGAGGCTCTCTCAATATTGATGACGAAGGTACTCCGACACAATGCACCACGCTCATTGAGGATGGCGTTCTCAAAGGTTA
This genomic window contains:
- the tldD gene encoding metalloprotease TldD; this encodes MNAPEALFPSSWTQAKKQPELLKLAKTILLEPTGLTEQDLHRTFGNMFTHRLDDADLYFQHTRNESWSLEEGIVKSGSFSIDQGVGVRAIYGDKTAFAYSDEMNLEALNKAAKATRVIGPQGGKQALGSKIFIPTSNELYSDLNPLDSLQPQEKIALLESIERRAKARDPRIIQVMASLAGEFDVILVVRSDGLLAADIRPLVRISVHVIAEQNGRRESGSSGGGARHDYSYFNSELVNQYVDEAVDSALVNLDSRPAPAGQMTVVMGPGWPGVLLHEAVGHGLEGDFNRKGSSAFAGRIGERVAAKGVTVVDDGTLSGRRGSLNIDDEGTPTQCTTLIEDGVLKGYIQDSLNARLMNMPLTGNGRRESFASLPMPRMTNTYMLAGKDDPEEIVASIKRGLYAVNFGGGQVDITSGKFVFSISEAYWVENGKIQYPVKGATIIGNGPESLKQVSMIGNDLKLDGGIGVCGKEGQSVPVGVGQPTLRIDGMTVGGTA
- a CDS encoding carbon-nitrogen hydrolase family protein; its protein translation is MNSSKIQIAAIQMVSTPVPQENLETAARLIKAATDAGAQVAVLPEYFCLMGLKDTDKIQAQEKAGVGPIQEALSSLAKEHAIYLFAGTIPLQASENNKVLNTTLVFGPTGEQIGRYDKIHLFGFETSTERYAEAETIEAGRQPGVIDFSIDGERWRFGLSICYDLRFPELYRSIGPVDCHIIPAAFTYTTGKDHWEILLRARAIENQCYVLASAQGGQHLNQRRTWGDSMLIDPWGTVLAHLPEGEGFISGILSKDKLNEVRSKLPALKHRKL
- a CDS encoding YhdP family protein produces the protein MLRNLLPPGLLNAFQKYWQGSGNLWRKRLLILVIALIIFLGLLHAGVRYLVWPRIEKSKPAIEQLLSTRLGTNVTIDHLQVSWDGLRPQFSMEGLRFNDAKHSSAPLQIKKIHGELSLVSFYYLQPYFYKLQIEDAQIQIQRSKDGTIQIAGITIKDSSDDFSTGNWLFAQDDIHLTNTQINLQDAQGKALNADVELADFHLTNGIRKHDALIQAKTPWNNGSLELSAHFIHRFGGQAGNWRDWAGEFAWNFSDLQFQKMSRDFDMPFNVLSGNMSSKGHVSLDGGRPDGGQMTLMADQFRLQLAKEDTPIEFSRLETELTQASEGQLLSITTQSFAWREMSSPSNSPLQHLSPMTFRWLPPKPGEEIKEFGFSSPKIFVKDVTRFALNLPLSKRIHQWIAIAKADGELQDLDMHWSEKQSALASLPIPGSWLNFNKLDFSINARLVDLSFTGINKDIPSVSHLTGQVAGDQKQGVLTLNSPMLEIELQDFLLDPKIKLDQAQGQITWSKQSGGWLISSKEFNIQNADLKAKANFAYLMTGPKQVDHLNLDIDFQEANLVNAYRYLPVTMSTDTKLYLSKAFAAGKVENGSLHINGDPNGAPFPPGSTGEFALTFPINGVTFRPAPLVSPEQGVWGDFTNIVGTISMKQSALNVDVSQANHQQISVSNINAQIADVSANQLVLALNGNAKGQAPQMLDYLFASPFGKKRPEFEKNLKLAGPLDLNLKLEVPLSNSDDTKIDALLSLQNNMAQWANIPPLEHLNGKVRITESNPEFEDVSAQFLGGSIKMASAPSSTDKHNFTITGDLSADFIKNYSSEISESARTLLNGMSGIAKYDGLISFSKAGSETKLKLNLDNWASNTPIPLKKQRGASLQGELLLQTFAKKTNPDRLSWSGNLGSQLFTQGVLNQNNDLRYAIGIGGVAAMPSQGLNLGIQVNELNCDTWLAFLSANRAKTLPSKSPTSLSDGIQINAQVKALTAADYVWPNLSLTASLKDKGWKLNLSSPKITGQVLYSEPSSALPSGMISGHLDLLKLIDEQNPKAASKDKKVATPNTKLSPNSIPSLDLTVDNFVWERAQLGLVKIKSQTAKNLLNLEKLQVINPQDNATITGQWSIDPRTGQQKTSLIPDLQIKDAGQIIAHWTPAKSVEGGQGQLTGKLEWMSNPFSPDFQTLSGQLNLKLEKGRLLEVNSSAAQILNVLSLQSLFKFATLDLQGSVGNLVSKGTAFNTINTTFNIQNGIAKTDQFVMILDQARVAMNGQIDVTKQTQDLRVTIFPTIDATAGSLALFAINPIVGLSALVGQYLVSNQINRSMQSDYLIQGSWSDPEVVPLNQQGQPLDQKTLDTIRKKGLLKEQSKPNSSGNPTPAPVAASPVE